Proteins found in one Solitalea lacus genomic segment:
- a CDS encoding GumC family protein has translation MNNQIDPFFFQQEEQQDFNLKTLIFKYLAYWKWFVASIVVAIIAAFIFLSYQTPQYLVKNSILIKDEKKGLGQDAMLKELDIFTSNKVVENEIEIIRSYTLLENVVKNLNLNISYIVREGIRHRDLYKESPVKLQLINPLETIYDQPLELVLKDNGQAELNGKTISLNKVTQTPYGTLLFIRTGLNKDIKQLHIVLQPITAVAEAYQAQLNVETTNKMASVLVLSLITNVPQKGKDFLNNLIEEYNKAAINDKNKVAAITLEFIEERLKLIAGDLSTVERNVEDFKSREGITDISAESKLFLESIKENDTKLNEVKIQQSVLNDIEKYVRAKNNSNGTVPATLGISDPTLLSLIKSLSDLELKRASSIKVVRADNPIISALDDQIVGLKQNILDNIQTLKSSIATTRYKLENENSRMETMIRTVPRKERELVDISRQQAIKNNLYLFLLQKREETALSYASAVPDSRIIDSARSSSGPVKPVKRNIIVLFGLLGLAVPFGIIYLIELLNDKITKRTDIEERTKAPILAEISYDQHDEVLVVSKKGRSVLAEQVRALRTNLQFLVPGCKLKTLLFTSSISGEGKSFISLNLGASLAMTGKKTIILELDLRKPKLQKYLELSNPRGISNYLIGQFDLNELISKVPGQDNYYIMTTGPLPPNPAELLISARFEELMNTLKDRFDYIIIDAPPVGLVTDAQIMEPFVDATLFVTRHQYTPKERIKMVDALYKEKRFKNLHLIFNGIKDGGQYGYGYGYGYGYYAEQESQQKVFH, from the coding sequence ATGAATAACCAAATAGACCCATTTTTCTTTCAACAAGAAGAACAGCAGGATTTTAACCTAAAGACCTTAATATTTAAATATTTAGCCTACTGGAAATGGTTTGTTGCGTCTATTGTTGTGGCAATAATTGCAGCATTCATATTCCTAAGCTATCAAACGCCTCAATACCTGGTTAAAAACAGTATCTTAATAAAAGATGAAAAAAAAGGGTTGGGCCAGGATGCCATGCTAAAAGAGTTAGACATCTTCACATCAAACAAAGTTGTAGAAAATGAAATTGAGATAATCCGTTCGTACACTTTACTGGAAAATGTGGTCAAAAACCTCAACTTGAACATCAGTTATATTGTTCGGGAAGGCATTCGTCACAGGGACCTTTACAAAGAAAGCCCCGTAAAACTGCAACTAATTAATCCACTGGAAACAATTTACGATCAACCCTTGGAACTTGTTTTAAAAGACAATGGCCAAGCCGAATTAAATGGTAAAACCATATCCTTAAATAAAGTAACCCAAACTCCTTATGGTACCCTCTTGTTTATTCGTACCGGACTAAACAAAGACATAAAGCAATTGCACATTGTATTACAACCCATTACTGCAGTGGCCGAAGCTTATCAGGCGCAACTCAATGTAGAAACTACTAACAAAATGGCTAGTGTATTGGTATTAAGCCTCATTACCAACGTGCCTCAAAAAGGAAAAGATTTTCTAAACAACCTTATTGAAGAATATAACAAAGCGGCTATCAATGATAAAAACAAAGTAGCTGCAATAACCTTAGAGTTTATTGAAGAGCGACTTAAACTGATTGCGGGGGACTTAAGTACTGTTGAAAGGAATGTAGAAGACTTTAAATCGAGAGAGGGAATTACCGATATCAGTGCGGAATCAAAGCTATTTTTGGAAAGCATAAAAGAAAATGATACGAAGCTGAATGAAGTAAAAATTCAGCAGAGCGTGTTGAATGATATAGAGAAATACGTTCGTGCTAAAAACAACAGTAATGGAACCGTTCCGGCAACATTGGGAATCAGTGACCCAACTCTACTTAGTCTTATCAAATCTTTAAGTGACTTAGAATTGAAACGTGCCAGCTCCATAAAAGTTGTACGTGCCGACAATCCAATTATCTCCGCTTTAGATGATCAAATTGTTGGTTTAAAACAAAACATCCTGGATAATATACAAACTCTGAAAAGTTCTATTGCCACAACCCGCTATAAATTAGAAAATGAAAATTCGCGGATGGAAACAATGATCCGTACCGTTCCGCGTAAAGAACGGGAACTGGTAGATATTTCACGTCAACAGGCTATCAAAAACAACCTGTATTTATTCTTGCTTCAAAAACGTGAAGAAACTGCCCTTTCATATGCATCAGCAGTGCCTGATAGCCGTATTATTGACAGCGCCCGCAGCAGTAGTGGACCGGTTAAGCCAGTAAAACGTAATATAATAGTTTTATTTGGCTTATTAGGCTTAGCTGTACCATTTGGTATTATTTACCTAATTGAATTACTGAACGACAAAATAACTAAACGAACTGATATAGAAGAGCGAACCAAAGCGCCAATACTAGCTGAAATTTCTTATGACCAACACGATGAAGTGCTGGTGGTAAGCAAAAAAGGACGCTCTGTATTAGCCGAACAAGTTAGAGCGCTAAGAACAAACTTGCAGTTCCTAGTACCGGGATGCAAATTAAAAACACTGTTATTTACCTCTAGTATTAGTGGTGAAGGAAAATCTTTTATTTCCCTTAACCTTGGGGCAAGCTTGGCCATGACTGGAAAGAAAACCATTATTTTGGAATTAGACCTACGCAAACCAAAACTTCAGAAATATTTAGAGTTAAGTAACCCGAGGGGAATATCCAATTATTTAATCGGACAGTTTGATCTGAATGAGCTGATTTCTAAAGTGCCGGGGCAGGATAATTATTACATTATGACCACCGGTCCCTTACCTCCTAACCCAGCTGAGTTACTAATTAGTGCTCGTTTTGAAGAGTTAATGAATACGTTAAAAGATCGGTTTGATTACATCATTATTGATGCTCCTCCGGTTGGTCTTGTAACCGATGCTCAAATTATGGAACCTTTTGTTGATGCAACTTTATTCGTAACCCGTCATCAATATACACCAAAGGAGCGTATTAAAATGGTTGATGCACTTTATAAAGAAAAACGTTTCAAAAACCTTCATTTGATTTTCAATGGAATAAAAGATGGTGGTCA
- a CDS encoding polysaccharide biosynthesis/export family protein, whose amino-acid sequence MKFNFYKSFIVVFSFVTGMLATSCVSRKEVTYFQPASVETDLSKLDINNKFIAKIQPGDILAVLVSSLSPEASAMFNPFPAPANLNQQNNTVLTPATGFLVDQTGCITLPLAGKIKLDGLSTKEAGDFLTQKLNKFLVDPTVNVRIQNYKISVMGEVVRPSLYSIPNEKISLPEALSLAGDLTIYGKRQNILVIRERNGQREFGRVDLTNRDMFSSPYYYLQSGDIVYVEPSSSRVATSDRTYQLAPVIISALSLITVIITSIAK is encoded by the coding sequence ATGAAGTTTAACTTCTATAAGTCGTTCATTGTCGTTTTTTCATTTGTGACAGGCATGCTGGCTACTTCCTGTGTAAGCCGGAAAGAAGTCACCTATTTTCAACCTGCCAGTGTTGAAACTGATCTTTCCAAACTCGACATCAACAATAAATTCATTGCAAAAATTCAACCTGGGGACATTCTAGCCGTATTGGTAAGTAGCCTTAGCCCCGAAGCTAGTGCTATGTTTAACCCTTTCCCGGCACCTGCCAATTTGAATCAACAAAACAACACCGTATTAACTCCTGCTACAGGATTTTTGGTAGATCAAACCGGTTGCATTACGCTTCCTTTGGCCGGAAAAATTAAACTTGACGGGCTAAGTACCAAAGAAGCCGGAGATTTTTTAACTCAAAAACTAAACAAATTTTTAGTTGACCCTACCGTTAATGTTCGCATTCAAAACTATAAGATTTCGGTTATGGGCGAGGTTGTACGGCCATCTCTTTATTCCATTCCCAATGAAAAAATTTCATTGCCTGAAGCCTTAAGCTTGGCGGGTGATTTAACCATTTACGGAAAACGCCAAAACATTTTAGTTATCCGTGAACGTAACGGACAACGTGAATTTGGCCGTGTGGATCTGACCAATCGTGATATGTTCAGCTCTCCTTATTACTATTTACAATCAGGAGATATAGTGTATGTAGAACCGAGTTCAAGTAGGGTAGCAACATCTGACCGTACCTACCAATTAGCACCAGTAATTATAAGTGCACTTTCATTAATTACAGTTATCATCACCAGTATTGCCAAATAA